The Streptomyces sp. TLI_105 DNA segment CCGGCACACATGGTTCTCTCGCTCCTGACAGAGACAGCCCTCGGACCGTGTGTGGACCCGAGCCGGCGATTCCCCACTCCCGTAGAACCCTTCTCCGGGGCGCCCCCGGCCCACCCGTCAAACCGTGTTTGCGGAGCCGACCCATGCTCACCACCCTGAAGACCTCCTACACCGATACGCGCGCGGCAGATCTGGCCTGGGCCCTCGGGCGCGAGCCGCTGCCCGCGCTCGCCGTGCTCGATCTCGAACTCTCCGGAGCCAAGCTGCAGTTGAGACTGCTCGGCGCCTCTCATCAGGTCCTCCTGGAGGAGGAGGGGCGCCACTGCTCGGAGACCGTGGCCTGCATGCCGGGCAGCAGCACCCCGCTCCCGCTCGGCGTGTCCAAGCGCGTCGGCGAATGGGAGTACGAATTCGCGGCGCGCGTCGAGACGCTCACGCACGGCTCCTTCGCGGGCCGTGCGCAGGAGCTGCTCGCGCTCGTCGCCGACCACCCGAACGGACTCGCGGGGACCTTCCCCGGCTCGCCGCACGCCTTCACGGCGATGCTGGCGCAGCGTCACGAGGGTCAGGTGCGGTGGCGCACCTGGCACGCCTACCCGCAGGAGGGGCAGCTCGTGGTGACCAGGACCCGCCTCGGCGTATGTATGCCCGCAACGCTCTGATGCGCCCTCCCAAAGCACCATGTGCACTCGTGTGGGTGACAAAGGGTGCGACGGTCGTGACGTAGCGTTACGGGCATGATCGAGCCGACCGTGACCATGCCACCCAAGAGGGTGCGCCGGCCGCCCGTGCGGCGGTCCGTGCGGCCGCCGCGCGAGGCGGTCCGGTTCCCGGTCCTCGCGGTCGTCTTCGTCTGCGCCGCCTGCGGCCTGGTCTACGAGCTCGAACTCGTCGCCCTCGCCTCCTACTTGATCGGCGACTCGGTCACCCAGGCCTCCGTCGTGCTCTCCGTGATGGTCTTCGC contains these protein-coding regions:
- a CDS encoding DUF2617 family protein; the encoded protein is MLTTLKTSYTDTRAADLAWALGREPLPALAVLDLELSGAKLQLRLLGASHQVLLEEEGRHCSETVACMPGSSTPLPLGVSKRVGEWEYEFAARVETLTHGSFAGRAQELLALVADHPNGLAGTFPGSPHAFTAMLAQRHEGQVRWRTWHAYPQEGQLVVTRTRLGVCMPATL